One genomic segment of Musa acuminata AAA Group cultivar baxijiao chromosome BXJ3-3, Cavendish_Baxijiao_AAA, whole genome shotgun sequence includes these proteins:
- the LOC135632564 gene encoding glucan endo-1,3-beta-glucosidase 8-like, whose amino-acid sequence MGACRNFAFLLLLGLSCSVADGLGVNWGTIATHRLPPKTVVQLLQDNGIKKAKIFDTDETSMKALAGTGIEVMIAIPNDMLAMMNDYDAAKEWVKKNVTRYNFEKGVNIKYVAVGNEPFLKSYNDSFTNITFPALKNIQNALNEAGVGDTIKATIPLNADVYDSPRSNPVPSAGKFRPDIGDLMAQIVEFFSQNGAPFIVNIYPFLSLYGNSDFPIDYAFFDGTSNPVLDEGVEYTNVFDANFDTLVSALKKVGFGDLPIVVGEVGWPTDGDVNANVTMAERFYAGLLKRLAAGTPLRPNSTIEVYLFGLMDEDAKSVAPGNFERHWGLFTYDGQPKFPVDLSGKGQNQLLVGAKDVEYLPRKWCAVNPSATDLSKLADNVKYACAHADCTSLGYGCSCNGLDARANASYAFNVYFQTQNHKDESCDFQGLAAVTTQNMSNGTCNFTIQIVPSASSFLRPQLRVLLSAIAGLLSWICF is encoded by the exons ATGGGTGCGTGCCGGAACTTCGCGTTTCTACTCCTTCTCGGCCTCTCTTGTTCGGTGGCTGATGGCCTAGGGGTGAACTGGGGGACAATTGCGACTCATCGGCTGCCGCCGAAAACCGTCGTGCAGCTCTTGCAAGACAACGGGATCAAGAAAGCGAAGATTTTTGACACGGATGAGACCTCCATGAAGGCATTGGCCGGGACAGGGATCGAGGTGATGATCGCCATCCCCAACGATATGCTTGCCATGATGAACGATTACGACGCAGCGAAGGAGTGGGTGAAGAAGAACGTCACCCGGTATAACTTCGAGAAAGGAGTAAACATCAA ATACGTAGCAGTTGGGAACGAACCCTTCCTGAAATCATACAACGATTCCTTCACGAACATCACCTTCCCTGCGCTGAAGAACATTCAGAACGCGCTCAACGAAGCAGGAGTCGGCGACACCATCAAGGCCACCATCCCCCTCAACGCCGACGTGTACGACTCACCCCGAAGCAATCCAGTACCGTCCGCCGGCAAATTCAGACCAGACATAGGCGATCTAATGGCGCAGATCGTCGAGTTCTTCAGCCAGAACGGTGCTCCCTTTATCGTCAACATATACCCCTTCCTGAGTCTCTACGGAAACAGCGACTTCCCCATCGACTACGCCTTCTTCGACGGCACCAGCAACCCAGTTCTCGACGAAGGAGTCGAGTACACCAACGTGTTCGACGCCAACTTCGACACCTTGGTCTCGGCTCTGAAGAAGGTTGGCTTCGGCGATTTGCCCATCGTTGTGGGGGAAGTTGGGTGGCCAACTGACGGCGACGTGAACGCCAACGTGACCATGGCCGAGCGGTTCTACGCAGGTCTCCTGAAGCGTCTTGCAGCGGGGACGCCCCTCCGGCCCAACTCCACCATTGAGGTCTACTTGTTCGGCCTCATGGACGAGGACGCCAAGAGCGTCGCTCCGGGGAACTTCGAGCGGCACTGGGGACTCTTCACCTACGACGGACAGCCAAAATTCCCCGTGGATCTCTCCGGAAAGGGACAGAATCAGCTGCTCGTCGGAGCGAAGGACGTGGAGTATCTGCCTCGGAAGTGGTGTGCGGTGAATCCCAGCGCCACCGACCTCAGCAAACTCGCCGACAACGTTAAGTACGCCTGCGCGCACGCCGACTGCACTTCGCTGGGCTATGGCTGCTCGTGCAATGGCTTGGACGCCCGCGCGAACGCTTCCTATGCGTTCAACGTGTACTTCCAGACGCAGAACCACAAGGACGAGAGCTGTGACTTCCAAGGACTGGCGGCGGTGACGACGCAGAACATGTCGAACGGCACCTGCAACTTCACGATTCAGATCGTTCCCTCTGCTTCTTCCTTCCTTCGACCGCAGCTCCGCGTGCTCTTGTCAGCGATCGCCGGGCTTCTGAGTTGGATCTGCTTCTAG